TCCCCAAGAGCGGTCCGCCAAAATTCACCGCGTTCCCGAGGGCTTGGCCCTCGCCGATCACGATGTCCGCGCCAAAGTCCGCGGGTTTCTTGACCACGGCCTGCGCGATGGGGTTGATCCCAACGACGAGGGGGACGTCCGTCGCGGTGCGGATCTCCGCGAGCTGCTCCTCGAGCCGCCCGAAGAAGTTCGGGTTCTCCACGTAGAGCCCGCACACGTCCTCGGACAGGTGCTGCTTCAAGTCCGCGAGGTCCAGCATCCCGGTCGCGCGGTCGTACTCGACCTCCTTGACGAGGATCCCGCTGCCCCACGTGTAGTTCCCGAGGACCGTGCGGCGGTGCCACCGAAGGGCGCGCGGCACCAGGAAGATCTTGCCGTTGTGGATTCGCCGCGCCATCCGTGCGGCCTCGCCCAACGCGGTCGACGCGTCGTACATGGACGTGTTCGCCGCGTCCATCCCGGTGAGGTCGCAGATCATGCTCTGGTACTCCCAGAGGGTCTGGAGGATCCCTTGGCTCACCTCGGGCTGGTACGGGGTGTAGGACGTGTAGAATTCCGCGCGGGACGTGATGGCACGCACGCTCGCGGGGACGAAGTGGTCGTAGAGGCCGGCACCCAGGAACGTGGGCATGTCCGCCATGGTCCGGTTCGCGGAGAGCATCTCCGTGATCCGCGCGACGACCTCCTGCTCGGACAGGCCCGGCGGCAGGGGCAGGCCGCTCATCCGGACCGCGGGCGGGATGTCCGAGAAGAGATCCTCGACGCTCCGCAATCCCATCGTGCGGAGCATGTCCGCCTCATCGGACGCCATGCGGGGCCGTGCAAATGGAATGGCACCCTTAAAGCTTTGGAACCGAGGAGCGCGATCGCGGCGTTGTCACCCGGAGGAGGCGCCTCCGGAGACGACGGAGAGTACGCGGATGCGCTCGCGGTCGACGAGGGGCTCGTCCAAGGGGATGGGCGTGTCCCCCCTCACGACGAGGTGGGCGTCCACCGCCAGGTTCAGGCGTCGCAGCAAGTCGAATCCGGTGGCCGAGTCCGGAAGATCGACCGCCTCCGACTTCCGCGCTTGGACCAGTTCGGCGGTGACGATCATCGTGCGATGCGAACGGCCTCCCCAGCCTTAAGACCTCGCAAGGCCGGGGCTCCGAGACGGAACGCTTATGGGAAACCTGACCTTCCTGTGCGCCGTCTGCCCAGGTCGCGAAGCTCGGAATCGCGGCGGTCTCGAAAACCGCTGGCCGCAAGGCCGCGCAGGTTCAAATCCTGCCCTGGGCGCTTGACCCATAGGGTCGGTGCACTTTGACGCCCCGGCCTCTTCCCGGTAGTAGCCCACGCTCTCCGCACTGCCTGTCCCCCGCATGCCCGCCCGCGAGGGCGGGCACCTTCCCCGAGGCCGTGACAAACTGTCTCCCTCTACTCGGCTGGGGACACCGTCCTACCTGAAGCAGGACTCCGGCGGACCAGCCTGCCAGAGAGGGCATGACCGCCCCTGACGGCTAGGTACACTCCGAACGTGATGCTCACGATGAAGAAGCTCACGGGGTACGGCTCGTACCAAGAGATGAAGAGCCCCAGCCAGGTCGCGGACAGGGCTACCAGAATCGAGATCACGAC
The nucleotide sequence above comes from Thermoplasmata archaeon. Encoded proteins:
- the gcvPA gene encoding aminomethyl-transferring glycine dehydrogenase subunit GcvPA, with protein sequence MASDEADMLRTMGLRSVEDLFSDIPPAVRMSGLPLPPGLSEQEVVARITEMLSANRTMADMPTFLGAGLYDHFVPASVRAITSRAEFYTSYTPYQPEVSQGILQTLWEYQSMICDLTGMDAANTSMYDASTALGEAARMARRIHNGKIFLVPRALRWHRRTVLGNYTWGSGILVKEVEYDRATGMLDLADLKQHLSEDVCGLYVENPNFFGRLEEQLAEIRTATDVPLVVGINPIAQAVVKKPADFGADIVIGEGQALGNAVNFGGPLLGIFACRQEHVRKMPGRVIGLTKDAEGHRAFCMTLQTREQHIRREKAMSNICTNESLMAVASAAYMAVLGANGLRRVAVECMRKAKDLAAAIRAIPGFEAPLFEGAHFNEFTVRYQGGYEAVHRALLARGLHGGMQHARHLRELRDFALFAVTERHTKHDLDRLVEALRSIR
- a CDS encoding thiamine biosynthesis protein ThiS, translated to MIVTAELVQARKSEAVDLPDSATGFDLLRRLNLAVDAHLVVRGDTPIPLDEPLVDRERIRVLSVVSGGASSG